The genomic window GCCGGTGCCGTCGGCGGACCGGCTGCCGGTCGACGCCGTCGAGGACCTGGTGGGGGACCGGTACGCGGACGTGGTCTCCGTGCACCCGGACCGCGTCCGGCTCCAGCGGCAGCTGCCGGCCGAGGACCTCTTCGGCGGCGCGCGGCGGCTCGACGCCATCGGCATAGGGCTGAACCTGCTCGTGCAGAACTTCTCGGGCCGGCGTCTCATCCGGCTCGCCGAGAGCGGCTGCCGCGTGCGGCTGCTCTTCCTCAACCCGGCCAGCAGCGCGGTCAAGCGGCGCGAGCGCGAACTGGGCCTCAGGAAGGGTGAACTGAGCCGCGCGGTGGAGATGAACATCCTCCACATGCGGCGGGTCCGGTCGAAGCTGCGCGACCCCGGCGCGTTCGAGATCCACGTCTTCGACGAGACCCCGCGCTTCACGGCCTATCTGGTCGACGGCGACGGACCCGACGGGCTGGCGGTCGTGCAGTCGTACCTGCGGCGGGCGCGGGGCATAGAGGCGCCGGTGCTGGTGCTGCGCGGCGCGGGCCGTTCGGTGGTGCGATCGGGCCAGGGGACGGGCCAGGACGTGGAGCACGGGCTGTTCCAGACGTACCGGGAGGAGTTTGAGTCGGTGTGGACCGACTCGCGCCCGGTGTCCTGACTGTCAGTGGTACGTGCGAGAGTTTCGGTCAGTACCACTGACACAGGGGGGCACCGCCTATGACCTGGCATCACCAACCGCTGGTCGGCTTCGACCTGGAGACGACGGGGACGGACCCGCTGGACGCCCGCATCGTGACGGCGGCGGTCGTCGTCGTCCGGGCCGGCGAGCCGGCCGAGCGGCGGACCTGGCTCGCGGACCCGGGGATCCGCATCCCCGCGCAGGCGTCCGCGATCCACGGCATCAGCACCGAACGGGCGGCGGCGGAAGGCCGCCCGGCGCGCGAGGTGGCCGCGGAGATCGCCGAGACCCTGGCGGGCCACTGGGCCCGGGGGATCCCTGTCGTCGCCTACAACGCGGCCTTCGACCTGACCCTCCTCGCGGCCGAACTGCACCGCCACGAGCTGCCGCCGCTCGCCGGCGCGGGCCCCGTCATCGACCCGTACACCATCGATCGCGCCGTCGACCGCTACCGCCGCGGCAAGCGCACCCTCG from Streptomyces formicae includes these protein-coding regions:
- a CDS encoding exonuclease domain-containing protein — encoded protein: MTWHHQPLVGFDLETTGTDPLDARIVTAAVVVVRAGEPAERRTWLADPGIRIPAQASAIHGISTERAAAEGRPAREVAAEIAETLAGHWARGIPVVAYNAAFDLTLLAAELHRHELPPLAGAGPVIDPYTIDRAVDRYRRGKRTLEAVCTEYGVALDTAHDAASDALAAARVAIAIADRHALVASLTPAELHERQIRWYADWAADFQSFLRRKGDATVVVDAEWPLRNPTAASSVA
- a CDS encoding SAV2148 family HEPN domain-containing protein gives rise to the protein MSSGGLELPPGDASHEGGSGDVPPGAVSLARPVEIGAELDWSADAWSEVRTRAQRAGRAYIWLNLVEQRLRAVVAAVLRPIYEPVHGEDWVVAAAGPAGHEWVQRAVAVREVSRRKGYLLDPADDNVLSFLTLPQLRELMVQHWPCFEPYFDDRRDVELALDELEVARNVVSRNRALNEAVLAQAERASSRLLEILGSGTPVPSADRLPVDAVEDLVGDRYADVVSVHPDRVRLQRQLPAEDLFGGARRLDAIGIGLNLLVQNFSGRRLIRLAESGCRVRLLFLNPASSAVKRRERELGLRKGELSRAVEMNILHMRRVRSKLRDPGAFEIHVFDETPRFTAYLVDGDGPDGLAVVQSYLRRARGIEAPVLVLRGAGRSVVRSGQGTGQDVEHGLFQTYREEFESVWTDSRPVS